A single region of the Vicia villosa cultivar HV-30 ecotype Madison, WI linkage group LG4, Vvil1.0, whole genome shotgun sequence genome encodes:
- the LOC131594313 gene encoding lysine-specific histone demethylase 1 homolog 1, with protein sequence MNQTTMHSVSDSELNSNSATPSEQQLIDTPMTEPPQPQNDVVPTSPQNPTINNSSEDQTPTLLYPNPTQPRKRRRRKKFFTELTATTSLSKNRKNGVAKDCDDEALIAISVGFPVDSLTEEEIEANVVKTIGGSEQSNYIIVRNHILARWRSDVNVWLTYDLAVKSIRSEHRGLVDTAYRFLIEHGYINFGLSPEIKAVKVRSFDGVERGSVIVIGAGLAGLVAARQLVFLGFKVCILEGRTRPGGRVKTKKVFGGGGDGGDGVEAAADLGGSVLTGVNGNPLGVLARQLDLPLHKVRDVCPLYMPDGKCVDSEVDSRVEVLFNKLLERVCKLRQAMIEEVKSVDVPLGTALEAFRRVYKVSEDKEERMLLNWHLANLEYANATLMSNLSMAYWDQDDPYEMGGDHCFIPGGNETFVRALAEDLPIFYGRTVECIKYGSDGVLVCTDEQEFRGDMVLCTVPLGVLKKGSISFVPDLPQRKKDAIHRLGFGLLNKVVMLFPTNFWGGNIDTFGHLTEDLSMRGEFFLFYSYSSVSGGPLLVALVAGEAAIRFEMMSPLESVKRVLDVLKDIFHPKGIVVPDPVQAVCTRWGQDTFAYGSYSYVAVGSSGDDYDILAESVGNGRVFFAGEATSKQYPATMHGAFLSGMREAANILRVAKSNNNSSMPFESAKNITATDENDDLNKLFAKPDLSFGSFSAVFNPKPNDLETRSILRVKIGGTVLDSPSLYLYALLSVKQVIELSQVEGDENRMRMLNRDLGVSLVGKKGLDSSVESLIVNIKLFRSQLYEAENGLSSNSVMEE encoded by the coding sequence ATGAACCAAACCACCATGCATTCCGTTTCCGATTCCGAGCTAAACTCAAACTCAGCAACACCATCAGAACAACAACTCATTGATACACCAATGACTGAACCACCACAACCCCAAAACGACGTCGTACCAACATCCCCTCAAAACCCAACCATCAACAACTCCTCCGAAGACCAAACCCCCACTCTTCTATACCCAAACCCTACCCAACCTCGAAAACGACGTCGTCGCAAGAAATTCTTCACCGAACTAACCGCAACAACCTCACTCTCCAAAAACCGCAAAAACGGCGTCGCTAAGGACTGCGACGACGAAGCCCTAATTGCTATTTCCGTAGGGTTTCCTGTTGATTCCTTAACGGAGGAAGAAATTGAAGCGAATGTCGTTAAAACAATCGGTGGTTCCGAGCAATCGAATTACATTATTGTTCGGAATCACATTCTTGCTAGGTGGAGATCCGATGTTAATGTTTGGTTGACTTATGATCTTGCTGTGAAGTCGATTCGGTCTGAACATAGGGGTTTGGTTGATACGGCTTATAGGTTTTTGATTGAGCATGGTTATATTAATTTCGGGCTTTCGCCGGAGATTAAAGCGGTGAAGGTTCGGTCTTTTGATGGAGTTGAGAGGGGGAGTGTGATTGTTATTGGTGCTGGGTTGGCAGGGTTGGTTGCGGCGAGGCAGTTGGTGTTTTTAGGGTTTAAAGTTTGTATTTTGGAAGGGAGGACTCGACCGGGTGGGAGGGTGAAGACGAAGAAGGTgtttggtggtggtggtgatggtgGTGATGGCGTTGAAGCTGCAGCTGATTTGGGTGGGAGTGTTCTTACTGGTGTTAATGGGAATCCTCTTGGTGTTCTTGCTAGACAATTGGATTTGCCGCTTCATAAGGTTAGGGATGTTTGTCCTCTTTATATGCCGGATGGAAAATGTGTTGATTCGGAGGTTGATTCGAGGGTTGAGGTTTTGTTTAATAAGTTGTTAGAGAGGGTTTGTAAGCTTAGGCAGGCTATGATTGAAGAGGTTAAGAGTGTTGATGTTCCTTTAGGGACTGCGTTGGAGGCGTTTAGGAGGGTTTATAAGGTTTCGGAGGACAAGGAAGAGaggatgttgttgaattggcatCTTGCTAATTTGGAGTATGCGAATGCTACTCTTATGTCGAATTTGTCTATGGCTTATTGGGATCAGGATGATCCTTATGAAATGGGTGGTGATCATTGTTTTATTCCGGGAGGGAACGAGACGTTTGTTCGTGCGTTGGCCGAGGATCTTCCGATTTTCTATGGAAGGACTGTGGAGTGTATTAAGTATGGAAGTGATGGGGTGTTGGTGTGTACTGATGAACAGGAGTTTCGTGGGGACATGGTGCTTTGTACTGTGCCTTTGGGTGTTCTTAAGAAGGGGTCGATTTCGTTTGTCCCCGATCTTCCTCAGAGGAAGAAAGATGCAATTCATAGGTTAGGGTTTGGTTTGCTTAATAAGGTTGTGATGCTGTTTCCGACTAATTTCTGGGGTGGGAACATTGATACGTTTGGTCATTTGACAGAGGACTTGAGTATGAGGGGTGAATTTTTTCTGTTCTATAGCTACTCTTCGGTGTCTGGAGGCCCGCTTCTCGTGGCTCTTGTTGCCGGGGAAGCAGCTATTAGGTTTGAGATGATGTCGCCGTTGGAGTCTGTTAAAAGGGTGTTGGAtgttttaaaagatatttttcatCCGAAGGGGATCGTTGTTCCCGATCCCGTTCAGGCAGTCTGTACTCGGTGGGGACAAGATACCTTTGCGTACGGATCTTATTCTTACGTTGCTGTTGGATCTTCAGGAGATGATTATGATATACTTGCAGAAAGTGTTGGGAATGGGAGGGTGTTTTTCGCCGGAGAAGCAACAAGCAAACAGTATCCCGCAACAATGCATGGAGCATTTCTTAGTGGAATGAGAGAAGCTGCAAACATTTTGAGAGTGGCAAAGAGTAACAACAATTCTTCAATGCCCTTCGAATCAGCCAAAAATATCACTGCCACCGATGAGAATGACGATTTGAACAAACTATTTGCGAAACCTGACCTGAGTTTCGGGAGCTTCTCCGCGGTTTTTAATCCAAAACCGAATGATCTTGAAACTAGATCAATACTAAGGGTTAAAATTGGAGGAACTGTATTGGATTCTCCCAGTCTTTATCTTTATGCATTGCTTTCAGTTAAGCAAGTCATCGAGTTGAGTCAGGTCGAAGGAGACGAGAACAGGATGAGAATGTTAAATCGTGACTTAGGGGTCAGTTTAGTTGGGAAGAAGGGTTTAGATAGCAGTGTTGAATCTCTTATTGTAAACATAAAGTTGTTCAGATCTCAGCTTTATGAAGCAGAAAATGGTCTTAGTAGTAATAGTGTCATGGAAGAATGA
- the LOC131598711 gene encoding probable 3-beta-hydroxysteroid-Delta(8),Delta(7)-isomerase — protein MAGSQASHPHPYVPRDLHLPGYVPCFLSQSNILTVFASFTVILFSLTWIFSGRLKKTKVDRLLIFWWAFTGLTHMVLEGYFVFAPEFFKDNTGFYLAEVWKEYSKGDSRYAGRDAGVVTVEGLTAVLEGPASLLAVYAISTGKSYSYILQFAISLGQLYGTAVYYITAILEGDNFSTNSFYYYAYYIGANFSWIVIPSIISIRCWRKISAAFQAQSQTKKHKTR, from the exons ATGGCGGGATCTCAAGCGTCACATCCTCATCCCTACGTTCCACGAGACTTACATCTTCCTGGCTACGTCCCTTGCTTCCTCTCTCAATCCAACATTCTCACCGTCTTTGCATCCTTCACTGTCATCCTCTTTTCCCTCACATGGATCTTCTCAG GACGCCTCAAGAAAACAAAAGTCGATAGGCTGCTAATTTTCTGGTGGGCATTCACTGGCCTCACACACATGGTTCTGGAAGGTTATTTTGTCTTCGCACCAGAGTTTTTCAAGGATAACACCGGCTTCTACCTTGCTGAAGTTT GGAAGGAATATAGCAAAGGAGATTCAAGGTATGCAGGAAGGGATGCAGGAGTAGTAACTGTTGAAGGACTAACAGCAGTTTTGGAGGGTCCAGCTAGTCTTCTAGCAGT ATACGCAATCTCTACCGGTAAATCATACAGCTACATACTTCAATTTGCCATTTCTTTGGGTCAGCTATATGGAACTGCGGTATATTACATAACAGCGATTTTGGAAGGCGATAATTTTTCTACAAATTCATTTTACTACTATGCATACTACATTGGAGCAAATTTCTCTTGGATTGTAATACCTTCCATCATCTCCATCCGCTGCTGGAGGAAGATTTCTGCTGCATTTCAAGCTCAAAGCCAGACAAAAAAGCACAAAACTCGTTGA
- the LOC131594312 gene encoding protein phosphatase PP2A regulatory subunit A produces the protein MAMVDQPLYPIAVLIDELKNEDIQLRLNSIRRLSTIARALGEERTRKELIPFLSENNDDDDEVLLATAEELGVFVPYVGGVEHASVLLPPLETLCTVEETCVRDKSVESLCRIGAQMREQDLVEHFIPLVKRLASGEWFTARVSSCGLFHIAYPSAPDALKTELRTIYGQLCQDDMPMVRRSAATNLGKFAATVEAAHLKTDIMSVFDDLTQDDQDSVRLLAVEGCAALGKLLEPQDCVAHILPVIVNFSQDKSWRVRYMVANQLYELCEAVGPDSTKTELVPAYVRLLRDNEAEVRIAAAGKVTKFSRILSPELAIQHILPCVKELSTDSSQHVRSALASVIMGMAPVLGKDATIEQLLPIFLSLLKDEFPDVRLNIISKLDQVNQVIGIDLLSQSLLPAIVELAEDRHWRVRLAIIEYIPLLASQLGVGFFDDKLGALCMQWLKDKVYSIRDAAANNVKRLAEEFGPEWAMQHIIPQVLDMINDPHYLYRMTILHAISLLAPVLGSEITSTNLLPLVVNASKDRVPNIKFNVAKVLQSLIPIVDESVVESTIRPCLNELSEDPDVDVRFFASQALQSSDQVKMSS, from the exons ATGGCTATGGTGGATCAACCTCTCTATCCGATTGCTGTTCTAATCGACGAGTTGAAGAACGAGGATATTCAACTGAGGCTGAACTCGATCCGTAGGCTTTCGACGATTGCGCGTGCTTTGGGTGAGGAGAGGACGAGGAAAGAGCTGATTCCTTTCCTCAGCGAGAataacgatgatgatgatgaggtgcTTCTTGCAACGGCTGAGGAATTGGGGGTTTTTGTTCCGTATGTTGGTGGTGTGGAGCATGCTAGCGTTTTGCTTCCGCCTTTGGAAACTCTTTGTACTGTTGAGGAGACTTGTGTTAGGGATAAGTCTGTTGAGTCGCTTTGTAGAATTGGTGCTCAGATGAGGGAGCAAGATTTGGTTGAACACTTTATTCCTTTAGTTAAG AGGCTGGCTTCTGGTGAGTGGTTCACTGCCCGAGTTTCTTCATGTGGCTTGTTTCATATTGCCTACCCTAGTGCACCAGATGCGTTGAAGACTGAACTTAGAACCATATATGGGCAGTTGTGCCAAGATGATATGCCTATGGTTAGGAGATCTGCTGCTACCAACCTGGGAAAATTTGCTGCTACTGTTGAAGCTGCTCACTTGAAAACCGACATCATGTCTGTGTTCGATGATCTCACACAGGATG ATCAAGATTCTGTTCGGCTTCTTGCTGTTGAGGGTTGTGCAGCTCTTGGAAAATTGTTGGAGCCTCAAGATTGTGTGGCACATATTCTTCCTGTTATAGTCAATTTTTCTCAG GATAAGTCATGGCGTGTTCGTTACATGGTTGCCAATCAACTCTATGAGCTCTGTGAAGCTGTTGGTCCTGATTCCACCAA GACGGAATTGGTTCCTGCATATGTTCGGCTGCTGCGTGATAATGAGGCGGAAGTACGTATTGCTGCTGCTGGGAAAGTGACTAAGTTCTCCCGCATATTAAGTCCTGAACTAGCCATTCAGCATATTCTACCATGCGTAAAG GAGTTATCGACAGATTCATCTCAACATGTTCGCTCTGCATTGGCTTCGGTTATAATGGGAATGGCACCGGTCTTAGGGAAG GATGCAACAATTGAGCAACTTCTCCCTATTTTCCTCTCTCTTTTGAAAGATGAGTTTCCTGATGTCAGGCTAAATATTATCAGCAAGCTTGATCAAGTGAACCAG GTTATTGGTATTGATCTCTTATCTCAGTCGCTTTTACCAGCTATTGTTGAGCTTGCTGAGGATCGGCACTGGAGAGTTAGACTTGCAATCATAGAATATATACCATTGTTAGCTAGTCAGTTGGGTGTAGGCTtctttgatgataagcttggagCTCTTTGCATGCAATGGCTGAAGGACAAG GTATACTCAATCCGTGATGCAGCTGCCAATAATGTGAAACGCTTAGCAGAAGAATTTGGACCAGAGTGGGCAATGCAGCATATTATTCCCCAA GTTTTGGACATGATTAATGATCCACATTACCTGTATCGAATGACAATTCTACACGCTATTTCTCTGTTAGCTCCCGTTCTGGGCTCAGAAATTACTTCCACGAACCTGCTTCCTCTAGTCGTTAATGCATCAAAAGACAG GGTACCCAATATCAAATTCAATGTTGCTAAAGTATTGCAGTCTCTCATTCCAATTGTTGATGAATCT GTTGTGGAGAGTACCATCCGTCCATGTCTTAATGAGCTTAGCGAGGATCCAGACGTTGATGTGAGGTTTTTCGCTTCTCAAGCGCTACAATCTAGTGATCAAGTGAAGATGTCCAGCTAG
- the LOC131594314 gene encoding aspartyl protease APCB1, whose amino-acid sequence MEDDNSPQLKHVVIISLPPSNNPSLGKKITAFSFFNPSSRQQTHQRQPQNNDNPSIQFQPYPSNPQLQFSFRRLFHITPIKLFTFFGIFLFALFLYGSLFSTTATLQLHGLRNDDGDDDESSSFLFPLFRKYGVLGQRDLKLKLGKIVDVKKRNFVAQKSASTVFPISGNVFPDGLYYTHLRVGNPPKRYFVDVDTGSDLTWIQCDAPCRSCAKGANAPYKPTRSNILSSADSLCLEVQKNGYHESFSQCDYEIQYADHSSSLGVLIKDDLHLMAINGSKTKLNFVFGCGYDQEGSLLNTLAKTDGIMGLSRAKVGLPYQLASKGIIKNVVGHCLGNDGIGGGYMFLGDDFVPYWGMTWVPMALTTDLYQTEILGLNYGSRQLSFEGQSKVGKVVFDSGSSYTYFPREAYQDLVASLKEVSGLGLIQDDSDTTLPMCWQANFPIRSVQDVKDYFKTLTLRFGNKWWILSTLFRIPPEGYLIISNKGNVCLAILDGSNVHDGSSIILGDISLRGYLVVYDNVNKNIGWEQTKCSMPSRVLRKAHNFLSDSVL is encoded by the exons ATGGAAGATGATAATTCACCACAACTCAAACATGTTGTTATAATCTCCCTTCCACCTTCAAATAACCCTTCTTTAGGCAAAAAAATCACcgctttttctttctttaaccCTTCTTCTCGACAACAAACCCATCAACGACAACCTCAAAACAATGACAACCCTTCAATTCAATTCCAACCCTACCCTTCAAATCCGCAGCTTCAGTTTTCATTCAGAAGACTCTTTCACATCACCCCAATTAAGCTTTTCactttttttgggatttttctcTTTGCCCTTTTTCTCTATGGTTCTCTTTTCTCAACTACAGCAACACTTCAATTACATGGTCTTAggaatgatgatggtgatgatgatgaatctAGTTCCTTTCTGTTTCCACTTTTTCGGAAGTATGGTGTTCTTGGTCAGAGGGATTTGAAACTTAAACTTGGGAAGATTGTTGATGTTAAAAAAAGGAACTTTGTGGCACAAAAAAGTGCTTCTACTGTTTTTCCAATCAGTGGCAATGTTTTTCCAGATGG GTTGTATTACACGCATTTACGCGTCGGAAACCCTCCAAAACGTTATTTTGTTGATGTCGATACAGGGAGTGACTTAACATGGATACAATGTGATGCTCCATGCAGAAGTTGTGCAAAG GGAGCGAATGCCCCATACAAGCCAACAAGATCCAATATACTGTCATCTGCAGACTCTCTCTGTTTGGAAGTTCAAAAGAATGGATATCATGAAAGTTTCTCACAGTGTGACTATGAAATTCAATATGCAGACCATAGTTCTTCCTTGGGGGTTCTTATTAAAGACGATCTTCATCTTATGGCTATTAATGGATCCAAAACCAAGTTAAATTTTGTTTTCGG GTGTGGATATGATCAAGAGGGCTCTCTTTTGAATACATTGGCAAAAACAGATGGAATCATGGGACTGAGTCGGGCGAAAGTTGGCCTACCTTATCAGTTGGCGAGTAAAGGGATTATTAAGAATGTGGTTGGTCATTGCTTAGGAAATGATGGAATTGGTGGCGGATACATGTTCTTAGGTGACGATTTTGTGCCGTATTGGGGTATGACTTGGGTGCCTATGGCTCTTACGAC AGATTTATACCAAACTGAGATTCTTGGATTGAATTACGGAAGTCGCCAACTCAGTTTTGAAGGACAAAGCAAAGTAGGAAAGGTGGTTTTTGATAGTGGCAGTTCTTATACGTATTTTCCACGAGAGGCGTACCAAGATCTTGTTGCTTCT CTTAAAGAAGTTTCTGGCTTGGGACTCATTCAAGATGATTCGGATACAACTTTGCCGATGTGTTGGCAAGCTAATTTCCCAATCAG ATCGGTCCAAGATGTtaaggattacttcaagacattAACACTTCGATTCGGAAACAAGTGGTGGATTTTGTCGACATTGTTTCGGATACCGCCGGAGGGTTACTTGATCATTAGT AACAAAGGCAATGTGTGCTTAGCTATTCTTGATGGTAGCAATGTACATGATGGATCCTCAATTATACTTGGAG ATATTTCGTTGCGAGGATATTTGGTTGTGTATGACAATGTGAACAAGAACATTGGTTGGGAGCAAACAAAATGCAGCATGCCAAGCAGAGTATTGAGAAAGGCTCACAATTTCTTAAGTGATAGTGTGTTATGA